One region of Vigna angularis cultivar LongXiaoDou No.4 chromosome 10, ASM1680809v1, whole genome shotgun sequence genomic DNA includes:
- the LOC108320844 gene encoding cell division cycle 20.1, cofactor of APC complex: MDAGSLSSSGTLKTRSRYPLQEQFIQRKSSKENLDRFIPNRSAMDFDYAHYMLTDGNKGKENPVGSSPSREAYRKQLAESLNMNRTRILAFKNKPPAPVDLIPHELSNLTQDNNRSIKPRRFIPQTSERTLDAPDLVDDYYLNLLDWGSGNVLAIALGSTVYLWDATTGSTSELVTVEDEDGPVTSVSWAPDGRHIAVGLNNSEVQLWDTTSNRQLRTLRGGHRQRVGSLAWNNHVLTTGGMDGRIINNDVRIRSHIVETYSGHEQEVCGLKWSASGSQLASGGNDNLLYIWDRATASSNSTTQWLHRLDDHTSAVKALAWCPFQGNLLATGGGSGDRCIKFWNTHTGACLNSIDTGSQVCSLLWNKNERELLSSHGFTQNQLTLWKYPSMVKMAELTGHTSRVLFMAQSPDGCTVASAAADETLRFWNVFGAPEAASKAAPKARAEPFSNVNRIR; this comes from the exons ATGGATGCAGGATCTTTGAGTTCTTCTGGAACCCTCAAGACACGATCACGCTATCCTCTTCAAGAACAGTTTATTCAAAGAAAGAGTTCcaaagaaaat TTGGACAGATTCATACCAAATCGGTCGGCAATGGACTTTGATTATGCTCACTATATGCTTACAGACGGGAATAAAGGTAAGGAAAATCCAGTTGGGAGTTCTCCATCTCGAGAAGCCTACAGGAAGCAGCTTGCAGAATCTTTAAACATGAACCGGACGCGAATTCTCGCCTTCAAGAACAAGCCACCTGCACCAGTTGATTTAATTCCCCACGAGCTATCCAATCTTACCCAGGATAATAATAGATCAATCAAGCCTCGGAGATTTATTCCTCAG ACTTCTGAGAGAACTTTGGATGCTCCGGATCTTGTTGATGACTATTATCTTAATTTGCTGGACTGGGGAAGCGGCAATGTTCTTGCCATAGCACTTGGAAGCACAGTATACTTGTGGGATGCAACAACTGGTTCTACTTCGGAACTTGTTACAGTTGAGGACGAAGACGGCCCAGTAACATCTGTTAGCTGGGCTCCGGATGGGCGGCATATTGCAGTTGGTTTGAACAACTCTGAAGTGCAACTATGGGATACAACTTCAAATAGACAG TTGAGAACTTTGAGAGGTGGACACAGACAAAGAGTTGGATCTTTGGCATGGAATAACCACGTACTCACAACTGGAGGGATGGATGGTAGAATTATCAACAATGATGTAAGAATCAGATCACATATTGTTGAAACCTACAGCGGGCATGAGCAAGAGGTTTGTGGGTTGAAGTGGTCAGCTTCAGGTTCACAATTAGCCAGCGGGGGGAATGATAATCTACTTTACATCTGGGATAGAGCCACTGCATCTTCTAATTCCACAACACAGTGGCTTCACAGGCTTGACGATCATACATCTGCTGTAAAAGCCCTTGCTTGGTGTCCATTCCAAGGGAATCTGTTAGCTACAGGTGGAGGCAGTGGTGATCGGTGCATCAAGTTTTGGAATACCCACACAGGTGCATGCTTGAACTCAATTGACACTGGGTCTCAGGTATGCTCCCTGCTGTGGAACAAGAACGAGAGGGAGTTACTCAGCTCCCACGGTTTCACCCAGAATCAGTTAACGCTTTGGAAATACCCCTCAATGGTCAAGATGGCTGAGCTCACTGGTCATACTTCCAGAGTTCTTTTCATGGCCCAg AGTCCAGATGGTTGCACAGTAGCATCAGCAGCTGCTGATGAAACATTGAGATTCTGGAATGTGTTTGGAGCACCAGAAGCAGCATCTAAGGCTGCACCCAAAGCCAGAGCTGAGCCATTTTCAAATGTGAATCGTATACGATAA
- the LOC108320850 gene encoding HVA22-like protein e isoform X1 gives MGKLWTLISQLHSIAGPVMTLLYPLYASVVAIESQSKLDDEQWLAYWIIYSFLSLAEMVFQPVLEWIPIWYDVKLLTAAWLVLPQFEGASYLYERFVREHIRKYVTEREHLQYHPQQSKRSANENKTKKKFVEFVTPKKQEDHQEAY, from the exons ATGGGAAAGTTGTGGACTTTGATCAGCCAGCTTCATTCTATTGCTGG GCCGGTCATGACCTTGTTATACCCTTT GTATGCATCGGTGGTGGCAATAGAGAGCCAGTCCAAGTTGGATGACGAACAATGGCTAGCGTATTGGATCATCTATTCGTTCCTGAGCCTTGCTGAAATGGTTTTTCAACCTGTGTTGGAGTG GATACCGATTTGGTACGATGTGAAGCTATTGACGGCTGCATGGCTGGTGTTGCCACAGTTCGAAGGAGCTTCGTACTTGTATGAAAGGTTCGTGAGAGAGCATATAAGGAAATACGTAACGGAGAGGGAACATCTGCAATACCACCCTCAACAAAGTAAAAGGTCAGCCAACGAAAACAAGACAAAGAAGAAATTCGTGGAATTCGTCACGCCCAAGAAACAGGAGGATCATCAGGAAGCGTACTAA
- the LOC108320850 gene encoding HVA22-like protein e isoform X2, which produces MGKLWTLISQLHSIAGYASVVAIESQSKLDDEQWLAYWIIYSFLSLAEMVFQPVLEWIPIWYDVKLLTAAWLVLPQFEGASYLYERFVREHIRKYVTEREHLQYHPQQSKRSANENKTKKKFVEFVTPKKQEDHQEAY; this is translated from the exons ATGGGAAAGTTGTGGACTTTGATCAGCCAGCTTCATTCTATTGCTGG GTATGCATCGGTGGTGGCAATAGAGAGCCAGTCCAAGTTGGATGACGAACAATGGCTAGCGTATTGGATCATCTATTCGTTCCTGAGCCTTGCTGAAATGGTTTTTCAACCTGTGTTGGAGTG GATACCGATTTGGTACGATGTGAAGCTATTGACGGCTGCATGGCTGGTGTTGCCACAGTTCGAAGGAGCTTCGTACTTGTATGAAAGGTTCGTGAGAGAGCATATAAGGAAATACGTAACGGAGAGGGAACATCTGCAATACCACCCTCAACAAAGTAAAAGGTCAGCCAACGAAAACAAGACAAAGAAGAAATTCGTGGAATTCGTCACGCCCAAGAAACAGGAGGATCATCAGGAAGCGTACTAA